A genomic window from Fundidesulfovibrio magnetotacticus includes:
- a CDS encoding UbiA prenyltransferase family protein, with protein MIPQTAKGLVRLARPHQYVKNLFVLLPLFFGWKLGDAQALAGALKAFAAFCLAASAVYVFNDLRDAPQDARHPVKRQRPLPSGQVTPSQARLFGAALALAALALVPMVPGAGFTAALLAYLAINGAYSLGLKHYAIVDLLCIALGFVLRIFAGGAASGVEPSHWIVIMTFLLALFLGLAKRRDDLLLAEDGVHARKSLDGYSLEFVNLSMAVMAGVVIVSYILYTLSPDVMAKHGTDRLYLTGLWVVAGILRYMQITFVEARSGSPTQVLLRDPFIQVCIAAWVASCYLILYASR; from the coding sequence ATGATCCCCCAGACCGCCAAGGGCCTCGTCCGGCTGGCCAGACCCCACCAGTACGTGAAGAACCTCTTCGTGCTCCTGCCGCTGTTTTTCGGCTGGAAGCTCGGGGACGCCCAGGCCCTGGCCGGGGCCTTGAAGGCCTTCGCGGCCTTCTGCCTGGCTGCCAGCGCGGTCTACGTCTTCAACGACCTGCGCGACGCGCCCCAGGACGCCCGGCACCCTGTGAAGCGCCAGCGCCCCCTCCCCTCGGGCCAGGTGACGCCCTCCCAGGCCCGCCTTTTCGGGGCCGCGCTGGCCTTGGCGGCGCTGGCCCTGGTCCCCATGGTTCCCGGCGCGGGCTTCACGGCCGCCCTGCTGGCCTACCTGGCCATCAACGGGGCCTACAGCCTGGGGCTCAAGCACTACGCCATCGTGGACCTTTTGTGCATCGCCCTGGGCTTCGTGCTGCGCATCTTCGCGGGCGGGGCTGCCTCCGGCGTGGAACCAAGCCACTGGATCGTGATCATGACCTTCCTCCTGGCCCTCTTCCTGGGCCTGGCCAAACGCCGCGACGACCTGCTCCTGGCCGAGGACGGCGTGCACGCCCGCAAAAGCCTGGACGGCTACTCCCTGGAGTTCGTGAACCTCTCCATGGCCGTGATGGCCGGGGTGGTGATCGTGAGCTACATCCTCTACACCCTCTCCCCAGACGTGATGGCCAAGCACGGAACCGACCGGCTCTACCTCACGGGGCTGTGGGTGGTGGCGGGCATCCTGCGCTACATGCAGATCACCTTCGTGGAGGCGCGCTCGGGCTCGCCCACCCAGGTGCTCCTGCGCGACCCCTTCATCCAGGTGTGCATCGCGGCCTGGGTGGCGTCCTGCTACCTGATCCTCTACGCGTCGCGGTGA
- a CDS encoding tetratricopeptide repeat protein, producing MMRLVRGLACAGLAVGMLGACAASHEQGTDPSQVAQANMQADVTSLKSRVQELSMRVEGVESTTGRKGQGLTLEDVNQRLARLEDVVTRMAATLGLDPGPRAPSAPSPAPSPAPAPAAPAYESRAPLHEPAPAAPGREDPYARYQPPTLQTPSLRLEQEAPGVYGVAPAGPYPAAAPTHAPDPSAPDEAIYAMGMESFSQRDFDRANTLFAELLKSYPNSRQAAPALFWQAESNYQQGDYGRAALLCQDLIQKYPSNTLVPSAMLKQALCFRKLGKIPAARIILQDVAKRYSGIPEGKSAQAQLKELK from the coding sequence ATGATGCGTCTGGTCCGTGGACTGGCCTGCGCCGGTCTGGCCGTGGGGATGCTGGGGGCGTGCGCCGCGTCCCATGAACAGGGCACGGACCCCTCCCAGGTGGCCCAGGCCAACATGCAGGCCGACGTGACCTCGCTCAAGTCCCGCGTGCAGGAGCTGAGCATGCGCGTGGAGGGCGTGGAATCCACCACGGGGCGCAAGGGCCAGGGCCTCACCCTGGAGGACGTGAACCAGCGTCTGGCGCGCCTGGAGGACGTGGTGACGCGCATGGCCGCCACACTGGGGCTGGACCCGGGGCCGCGCGCGCCGTCGGCCCCCTCCCCCGCCCCGAGCCCCGCGCCTGCCCCGGCCGCGCCTGCCTACGAATCCCGCGCCCCGCTCCACGAACCGGCCCCGGCCGCTCCCGGACGGGAGGACCCCTACGCCCGCTACCAGCCGCCCACCCTCCAGACCCCGTCCCTGCGCCTGGAACAGGAGGCCCCGGGGGTCTACGGCGTCGCCCCGGCCGGGCCCTACCCCGCCGCCGCGCCGACGCACGCCCCGGACCCCTCCGCCCCCGACGAGGCCATCTACGCCATGGGCATGGAGTCCTTCAGCCAGCGCGACTTCGACCGCGCCAACACTCTCTTCGCGGAACTGCTCAAAAGTTACCCCAATTCGCGCCAGGCGGCCCCGGCCCTCTTCTGGCAGGCCGAGAGCAACTACCAGCAGGGCGACTACGGCCGCGCGGCGCTGCTCTGCCAGGACCTCATCCAGAAATATCCTTCCAACACGCTCGTGCCGTCGGCCATGCTCAAGCAGGCCCTCTGCTTCCGCAAGCTGGGCAAGATCCCGGCCGCCAGGATCATCCTCCAGGACGTGGCCAAACGCTACAGCGGCATCCCCGAGGGCAAAAGCGCACAGGCCCAGCTCAAGGAGCTGAAATAA
- a CDS encoding MTH1187 family thiamine-binding protein → MSVLAELSLFPVGAGASLAPHVARALRVIEASGLPYELGPMGTCIEGEWDEVMAVVGACYQAVQEGQERVYLTLKMDCRPGRSGGLSAKTGAVRALLKESA, encoded by the coding sequence GTGAGCGTGCTGGCGGAACTCTCCCTCTTCCCCGTGGGGGCGGGCGCGAGCCTGGCCCCCCACGTGGCCCGCGCCCTGCGCGTGATCGAGGCCTCGGGCCTGCCCTACGAGCTGGGGCCCATGGGCACCTGCATCGAGGGCGAGTGGGACGAGGTGATGGCCGTGGTGGGCGCGTGCTATCAGGCCGTGCAAGAGGGGCAGGAGCGCGTCTACCTGACCCTGAAGATGGACTGCCGCCCCGGCCGCTCCGGGGGGCTTTCGGCCAAGACCGGGGCCGTGCGCGCCCTGCTGAAGGAGTCCGCATGA
- a CDS encoding rhodanese-like domain-containing protein gives MIATLFATGQLNAPLGFAAALAVGFCFGLCLEKAGFGSSRRLTGVFYLTDMTVVKVMFTAMVTAALGLVAASRLGVLAPETLYLMPTVLGAHAAGGVILGLGFAMGGWCPGTAAVGLASGRLDALVFLVGVVLGSVGFAEAFPWVAPYASMGSRGVSFLFEALDITQDQLVLALTGGAVALFWVCEVIERGPAIARPGVSRLFLAGFSVLLCLAALVALNVPRVQTASGPAAVPAIPGTAPRTGAQTGQPQPAQPSPDAAILAQVQSGGDHMEPWELARRIMAQDPSLALVDIRTPEEFAAFHLKGAANIPMAELPQALAAKRGQGVVVLYSNGMTHPAQARDALARLGFPNVYLLTGGLKGFFEEVLKPVSLRDAAPSPEEAQRIREARKFFLPADWNAPANPALLAPPARLPGVADVQWLAANLGKPGLKVIDLRPQPQYNAGHVPGSLSLHLESLRGNQEGVPSMLLPAPLLAAHMGQMGLTPRDLVAILPGDSPHDATLLAMALERLGHRRTVVVLGGWKAWAAANLPKDAALPKVTPSRYPAPEGPDGFTVNGRETHAAMTGGRTVILDVRPADYFSGAKSDEARPGHIPGAVNRPFTEDQAKGPGEIIVFKPSEELEKAYAALIPSKDHPVIVHCRTGHQASQTWWVLTRLLGYTNVRWYDAGWTEWAARPEWPAVAAPPPAQPAPQPAPQTDPAKAAKP, from the coding sequence ATGATCGCCACCCTTTTCGCCACCGGACAGCTCAACGCCCCCCTGGGCTTCGCCGCCGCCCTGGCCGTGGGCTTCTGCTTCGGCCTGTGCCTGGAAAAGGCCGGCTTCGGCAGCTCGCGCCGCCTCACGGGCGTGTTCTACCTCACCGACATGACCGTCGTGAAGGTGATGTTCACGGCCATGGTCACGGCGGCCCTGGGCCTCGTGGCCGCCTCGCGCCTGGGCGTGCTGGCCCCGGAAACCCTCTACCTGATGCCCACGGTGCTGGGCGCGCACGCCGCGGGCGGCGTGATCCTGGGCCTGGGCTTCGCCATGGGCGGCTGGTGCCCCGGAACGGCCGCCGTGGGCCTGGCCTCGGGACGCCTGGACGCCCTGGTGTTCCTCGTCGGCGTGGTGCTGGGCTCCGTGGGCTTCGCGGAGGCCTTCCCGTGGGTGGCCCCGTACGCCTCCATGGGTTCGCGCGGGGTGTCCTTCCTTTTCGAGGCCCTGGACATCACCCAGGACCAGCTCGTGCTGGCCCTCACGGGCGGCGCGGTGGCGCTGTTCTGGGTCTGCGAGGTCATCGAGCGCGGACCGGCCATCGCCCGGCCCGGCGTGAGCCGTCTCTTCCTGGCGGGCTTCTCCGTGCTTTTGTGCCTGGCGGCCCTGGTGGCCCTCAACGTGCCCAGGGTCCAGACGGCCTCCGGCCCAGCCGCCGTCCCGGCCATTCCGGGGACCGCTCCCCGGACCGGCGCGCAGACCGGACAGCCCCAGCCCGCCCAGCCCTCGCCCGACGCGGCCATCCTGGCCCAGGTCCAGTCCGGGGGCGACCACATGGAGCCCTGGGAGCTGGCCCGGCGCATCATGGCCCAGGACCCCTCCCTCGCCCTGGTGGACATCCGCACCCCCGAGGAGTTCGCGGCCTTCCACCTCAAGGGCGCGGCCAACATCCCCATGGCCGAACTGCCCCAGGCCCTCGCGGCGAAGCGCGGCCAGGGCGTCGTGGTGCTCTACTCCAACGGCATGACCCACCCCGCCCAGGCCCGCGACGCCCTGGCGCGGCTGGGCTTCCCCAACGTCTACCTGCTCACGGGCGGGCTCAAGGGCTTCTTCGAGGAGGTGCTCAAGCCCGTCTCCCTGCGCGACGCGGCCCCGTCCCCCGAGGAGGCCCAGCGCATCCGCGAGGCCAGGAAGTTCTTCCTGCCTGCCGACTGGAACGCCCCCGCCAACCCCGCCCTGCTGGCGCCCCCGGCGCGCCTGCCGGGCGTGGCCGACGTGCAGTGGCTGGCCGCCAACCTGGGCAAGCCCGGACTCAAGGTCATCGACCTGCGGCCCCAGCCCCAGTACAACGCCGGGCACGTGCCCGGCAGCCTCTCGCTCCACTTGGAGAGCCTGCGCGGCAACCAGGAGGGCGTGCCCTCCATGCTGCTGCCCGCGCCGCTCCTGGCCGCGCACATGGGCCAGATGGGCCTGACCCCGCGCGACCTGGTGGCCATCCTGCCCGGCGACTCGCCCCACGACGCCACCTTGCTGGCCATGGCCCTGGAGCGCCTGGGGCACCGGCGCACCGTGGTGGTCCTGGGCGGCTGGAAGGCCTGGGCCGCCGCCAACCTGCCCAAGGACGCGGCCCTGCCCAAGGTGACCCCCTCGCGCTATCCCGCTCCCGAAGGCCCCGACGGCTTCACCGTGAACGGACGCGAGACCCACGCCGCCATGACCGGCGGACGCACCGTGATCCTGGACGTGCGCCCCGCCGACTACTTCTCCGGGGCCAAGTCCGACGAGGCGCGGCCCGGCCACATCCCCGGCGCGGTGAACCGCCCCTTCACCGAGGACCAGGCCAAGGGCCCGGGCGAGATCATCGTGTTCAAGCCCAGCGAGGAGTTGGAGAAGGCCTACGCGGCGCTCATCCCCTCCAAGGACCACCCCGTCATCGTGCACTGCCGCACCGGACATCAGGCCTCCCAGACGTGGTGGGTGCTCACGCGGCTTCTGGGCTACACCAACGTGAGGTGGTACGATGCGGGCTGGACCGAATGGGCCGCCCGCCCCGAGTGGCCCGCCGTGGCCGCGCCCCCTCCGGCCCAGCCCGCGCCCCAGCCAGCCCCCCAGACCGACCCCGCCAAGGCGGCCAAGCCGTGA
- a CDS encoding YeeE/YedE thiosulfate transporter family protein has translation MTDDIRTDTDATPRNGDAGSDDTRDGGNASAAEAAKAHESAPARVAVQELPSPPPMNPYLAGLFLGLTLLASYLILGAGLGASGALARLGAWLEHLILPARVEANAYFGPWFPDPLAYYLSFMFLGVLAGGLLSALAGGRLRFMVERGPTASRLRRLLLALAGGALTGFAARLAQGCTSGQGLSGGALLLTGSFVFLGCVFATGYLTAWIFRRQWK, from the coding sequence ATGACCGACGACATCCGGACCGACACCGACGCCACGCCCCGCAACGGCGACGCCGGGAGCGACGACACGCGCGACGGCGGCAACGCTTCCGCCGCCGAGGCGGCCAAGGCCCACGAGAGCGCCCCGGCGCGCGTGGCCGTGCAGGAGCTTCCTTCGCCCCCGCCCATGAACCCCTACCTGGCGGGGCTCTTCCTGGGGCTCACGCTCCTGGCCTCCTATCTGATCCTGGGCGCGGGCCTGGGGGCCTCGGGCGCGCTGGCCCGCCTCGGGGCCTGGCTCGAACACTTGATCCTTCCGGCGCGGGTCGAGGCCAACGCCTATTTCGGCCCCTGGTTCCCCGATCCGCTCGCCTACTACCTTTCGTTCATGTTCCTGGGCGTGCTGGCCGGGGGCCTGCTCTCGGCCCTGGCTGGCGGACGCCTGCGCTTCATGGTGGAGCGCGGCCCCACGGCCTCGCGCCTGCGCAGGCTCCTGCTGGCCCTGGCGGGCGGGGCGCTCACGGGCTTCGCCGCGCGCCTGGCCCAGGGCTGCACCTCGGGACAGGGGCTTAGCGGCGGGGCGCTCCTGCTCACGGGCAGCTTCGTCTTCCTGGGCTGCGTCTTCGCCACGGGCTACCTGACGGCCTGGATCTTCAGGAGGCAGTGGAAATGA
- a CDS encoding rhodanese-like domain-containing protein, whose product MNRSLRAALLASLLSLAVPAGAAGPKLPEALPPEEAVKLLAKPPAGLDLIDIRTPAEFQDYALPGALNLDAAAVLADETLLTGSGPLVLVDKDGTAAFAVAGALAARASRPVLALRGGMAAWWTTKELGVAVREVPLGDAPAAAPAVQTPPAAPAPAGPAPSDPTPPVPSPSGPAPQPPASKNAGC is encoded by the coding sequence ATGAACCGATCCCTCCGGGCCGCCCTGCTGGCGAGCCTGCTCTCCCTGGCCGTGCCCGCCGGGGCCGCCGGACCGAAGCTCCCCGAGGCCCTGCCCCCCGAGGAGGCCGTGAAATTGCTGGCCAAGCCGCCCGCCGGGCTCGACCTCATCGACATCCGCACCCCCGCCGAATTCCAGGACTATGCCCTGCCCGGCGCGCTCAACCTCGACGCCGCCGCCGTGCTGGCCGACGAGACCCTGCTCACGGGTTCCGGGCCGCTCGTCCTGGTGGACAAGGACGGCACGGCCGCCTTCGCCGTGGCCGGGGCGCTGGCGGCCCGGGCCTCGCGCCCGGTGCTGGCCCTGCGCGGAGGCATGGCGGCGTGGTGGACCACCAAGGAACTGGGCGTGGCCGTGCGCGAAGTCCCGCTGGGCGACGCGCCCGCCGCCGCGCCCGCCGTGCAGACCCCTCCGGCTGCTCCGGCCCCGGCCGGACCCGCCCCTTCCGACCCGACTCCTCCTGTCCCTTCACCCTCCGGCCCGGCCCCCCAGCCGCCGGCCTCCAAGAACGCGGGATGCTGA
- the lepA gene encoding translation elongation factor 4 has translation MVDTTRIRNFSIIAHIDHGKSTLADRILEVTKVITQREMREQYLDKMDLERERGITIKAQTVRIPYRAADGAEYVLNLIDTPGHVDFSYEVSRSLAACEGALLVVDATQGVEAQTLANVFLALDNDLEIIPVLNKIDLQSADPDRVKQEIEEGIGLDTSEAMNVSAKTGLGVDLVLEAIVKRLPPPKGDREAPLKALIFDSWYDSYQGVVVLFRVVDGTMRTGQKLRMFSTGAEFEVTRLGVFSPGPQDVQDFGPGEVGFLCGAIKDLNEARVGDTITTAAKPATEPLPGFKEVKPMVFCGLYPVDANDYEQLKNALEKLQLNDAAFTFEPETSQALGFGYRCGFLGLLHMEIVQERLEREFQVELIATAPSVVYKVERHDGTTFSIDNPSKLPKQQDTAALYEPFARVEIHVPNEYVGNVFKLCEEKRGIQKDIKYLTATRVIITYELPFAEIVYDFFDRLKSGTRGYASLDYELIDYRASDLVKLDILLNGDPVDALAVIVHRDKAYYLGRDVALKLKKVIPRQMFEVVIQAAIGAKVIARERVAPLRKDVIAKCYGGDITRKRKLLEKQKEGKRRMKRMGNVELPQEAFLAALKAGD, from the coding sequence ATGGTAGACACTACGCGTATCAGGAACTTCAGCATCATAGCGCACATCGACCACGGAAAGTCCACCCTGGCCGACCGCATCCTGGAGGTGACCAAGGTCATCACCCAGCGGGAAATGCGCGAACAATATCTGGACAAGATGGACCTGGAGCGCGAGCGCGGCATCACCATCAAGGCGCAGACCGTGCGCATCCCCTACCGCGCCGCCGACGGCGCGGAGTACGTGCTCAACCTCATCGACACCCCCGGCCACGTGGACTTCTCCTACGAGGTCTCGCGCTCCCTGGCCGCCTGCGAGGGCGCGCTCCTGGTTGTGGACGCCACCCAGGGCGTGGAGGCCCAGACCCTGGCCAACGTCTTCCTGGCCCTGGACAACGACCTCGAGATCATCCCCGTGCTCAACAAGATCGATCTCCAGTCCGCCGACCCCGACCGGGTGAAGCAGGAGATCGAGGAGGGCATCGGCCTGGACACCTCCGAGGCCATGAACGTCTCGGCCAAGACGGGCCTGGGCGTCGACCTGGTGCTGGAAGCCATCGTCAAGCGCCTGCCGCCGCCCAAGGGCGACCGCGAGGCCCCGCTCAAGGCCCTGATCTTCGACTCCTGGTACGACTCCTACCAGGGCGTGGTGGTGCTCTTCCGCGTGGTGGACGGAACCATGCGCACGGGCCAGAAGCTGCGCATGTTCTCCACCGGGGCCGAGTTCGAGGTGACGCGCCTGGGCGTGTTCTCCCCCGGCCCCCAGGACGTGCAGGACTTCGGCCCCGGCGAGGTGGGCTTCCTCTGCGGGGCCATCAAGGACTTGAACGAGGCCCGCGTGGGCGACACCATCACCACGGCCGCCAAGCCCGCCACGGAGCCCCTGCCCGGCTTCAAGGAAGTGAAGCCCATGGTCTTCTGCGGGCTCTATCCCGTGGACGCCAACGACTACGAGCAGTTGAAGAACGCCCTGGAGAAGCTCCAGCTCAACGACGCGGCTTTCACCTTCGAGCCCGAGACCTCCCAGGCCCTGGGCTTCGGCTACCGCTGCGGCTTCCTGGGCCTTCTGCACATGGAGATCGTGCAGGAGCGCCTGGAGCGCGAGTTCCAGGTGGAGCTCATCGCCACGGCCCCGTCGGTGGTCTACAAGGTGGAGCGCCACGACGGCACCACCTTCTCCATCGACAACCCCTCCAAGCTGCCCAAGCAGCAGGACACCGCCGCGCTCTACGAGCCCTTCGCCCGCGTGGAGATCCACGTGCCCAACGAGTACGTGGGCAACGTCTTCAAGCTCTGCGAGGAGAAGCGCGGCATCCAGAAGGACATCAAGTACCTCACCGCCACCCGGGTGATCATCACCTACGAGCTGCCCTTCGCGGAGATCGTCTACGACTTCTTCGACCGCCTCAAGAGCGGCACGCGCGGCTACGCCTCGCTGGACTACGAGCTCATCGACTACCGCGCCTCGGACCTGGTGAAGCTCGACATCCTGCTCAACGGCGACCCCGTGGACGCCCTGGCCGTGATCGTGCACCGCGACAAGGCCTATTACCTGGGCCGCGACGTGGCGCTGAAGCTCAAGAAGGTCATCCCGCGCCAGATGTTCGAGGTGGTGATCCAGGCGGCCATCGGGGCCAAGGTGATCGCGCGCGAGCGCGTGGCCCCCTTGCGCAAGGACGTGATCGCCAAGTGCTACGGCGGCGACATCACCCGCAAGCGCAAGCTCCTGGAGAAGCAGAAGGAAGGCAAGCGGCGCATGAAGCGCATGGGCAACGTGGAGCTGCCCCAGGAGGCCTTCCTGGCAGCCCTGAAAGCCGGAGACTAA
- the lepB gene encoding signal peptidase I — MNPRWQKLLKEYVEALAVALILALIIRTFIIQAFKIPSESMLDTLLVGDHLLVSKFSYDIKLPFMEKSLMKTGDPQHGDVIVFEFPEDRSLDYIKRVIGVPGDTIQLKDNVLYRNGEKVDEPYKRLDPHGFGRPNFGPVKVPDGQYFMMGDNRDHSQDSRFWKEDKRFVPREYIRGKAWVIYWSWGGPLDVRWNRIGTIIK, encoded by the coding sequence ATGAACCCTCGCTGGCAGAAGTTGCTGAAAGAATACGTGGAAGCCCTGGCGGTGGCGCTCATTCTGGCGCTGATCATCCGCACGTTCATCATCCAGGCCTTCAAGATCCCCTCGGAGTCCATGCTGGACACCCTGCTGGTGGGCGACCATCTGCTGGTGAGCAAGTTCTCCTACGACATCAAGCTGCCCTTCATGGAGAAGTCGCTCATGAAAACGGGCGACCCCCAGCACGGCGACGTGATCGTCTTCGAGTTCCCCGAGGACCGCTCGCTCGACTACATCAAGCGGGTGATCGGCGTGCCCGGCGACACCATCCAACTCAAGGACAACGTGCTCTACCGCAACGGCGAGAAGGTGGACGAGCCCTACAAGCGCCTGGACCCCCACGGCTTCGGCCGCCCCAACTTCGGCCCGGTGAAGGTGCCCGACGGCCAGTACTTCATGATGGGCGACAACCGCGACCACTCCCAGGACTCGCGCTTCTGGAAGGAAGACAAACGCTTCGTGCCCCGCGAATACATCCGGGGCAAGGCCTGGGTGATCTACTGGTCCTGGGGCGGCCCCCTGGACGTGCGCTGGAACCGGATCGGCACCATCATCAAGTAG